The following are from one region of the Amycolatopsis sp. QT-25 genome:
- a CDS encoding cytochrome P450, with translation MSIKIEPAVASLQDTVRVALRVVLPMLAGGVIKRRPRVMAAAQRLQLDRSAVHLLSELRSRYGPGPLRLRVPGRTFDLALSGEDVGEVLAAAPVPFNPSTKEKRAALGHFQPHGVLISGAVDRPPRREFTEEVLEPGRPLHHLAFPFATAIAEEAASLRDGGTLDWDTFTVAWWRMVRRVTLGDSAADDDALTDALARLRKDANWAYAHPRRDRLHDRFRTRLIGHLERAETGSLAEAVASAGPAGERTMEVVADQVAHWLFAYDAAGIVTFRALALLATHPAALERAGEEVAAADLTVPNQFTYLRACALESVRLWPTTPALLRESTAETPWGPAGTTILIFTPFFHRDPGSLPYADRFEPGIWLDGSAAANPALVPFSAGPAICPGRDLVLFCASTMLAHLIRDRRFELTSGAVLGPERPLPATLDNFHLKFSTFSD, from the coding sequence ATGTCGATCAAGATCGAACCCGCCGTCGCCTCCCTCCAGGACACCGTGCGTGTCGCGCTGCGGGTCGTGCTGCCCATGCTCGCGGGCGGCGTGATCAAACGACGGCCGCGGGTGATGGCCGCGGCCCAACGACTCCAGCTGGACCGCTCCGCCGTGCACTTGTTGTCCGAGCTTCGCTCCCGGTACGGTCCGGGGCCGCTGCGCCTGCGGGTACCCGGCCGTACGTTCGATCTGGCGTTGTCCGGAGAGGACGTCGGTGAGGTGCTCGCCGCCGCTCCGGTGCCGTTCAATCCGTCGACCAAGGAGAAGCGGGCGGCGCTGGGACATTTCCAGCCACACGGCGTGCTGATCTCGGGCGCGGTGGACCGGCCGCCGCGCCGCGAGTTCACCGAGGAAGTCCTCGAACCGGGCAGGCCCTTGCACCACCTCGCCTTTCCCTTCGCCACGGCGATCGCCGAGGAAGCGGCATCGCTCCGGGACGGCGGCACCCTCGATTGGGACACCTTCACCGTGGCCTGGTGGCGGATGGTCCGCCGGGTCACCCTCGGCGACTCGGCGGCGGACGACGACGCCCTCACCGACGCGCTCGCCCGCCTGCGGAAGGACGCGAACTGGGCGTACGCGCACCCGCGGCGCGACCGGCTCCACGACCGGTTCCGTACCCGGCTCATCGGCCACCTGGAGCGCGCGGAGACGGGAAGTCTCGCCGAAGCCGTCGCCTCGGCGGGCCCGGCAGGCGAGCGGACGATGGAGGTCGTCGCCGACCAGGTCGCCCACTGGCTCTTCGCGTACGACGCCGCCGGGATCGTCACCTTCCGCGCACTCGCGTTGCTGGCCACCCACCCTGCCGCGCTGGAACGCGCCGGTGAAGAGGTCGCCGCCGCCGACCTGACCGTGCCGAACCAGTTCACCTACCTGCGCGCGTGCGCGCTCGAATCGGTGCGGTTGTGGCCGACCACCCCGGCCCTGTTGCGCGAGAGCACGGCCGAAACCCCGTGGGGACCCGCGGGGACGACGATCCTGATCTTCACCCCGTTCTTCCACCGTGACCCCGGATCCCTGCCCTACGCCGACCGGTTCGAACCCGGGATCTGGCTCGACGGCAGCGCGGCGGCCAACCCCGCGCTGGTCCCGTTCAGCGCCGGACCGGCCATCTGCCCCGGCCGGGATCTGGTGTTGTTCTGCGCGAGCACGATGCTGGCGCACCTGATCCGGGACCGCCGCTTCGAGCTGACCTCGGGCGCCGTGCTCGGGCCGGAGCGGCCACTGCCCGCGACACTGGACAATTTCCACCTGAAGTTCTCGACGTTCTCGGACTAG